GAGCACCCCAGCCTCTTCCGCCTCTTCCCCATCCTCTGCTCCAACCACGGCCTCTACCCCAACCGTAGCCAAAGCCATAAGCTGGCGGGTAAGCTGGCCCATAGGCTGGTGCTGACGGAACTGGATATGTTGGTGCCGTAACTTGAGGCTGAATCGTTTGAGGAGCGCCCTTGATTACGCTCTCAACGGCTTCTCTAATTGGTATTCCTGGTGGGAATGTGTAAATCTTAATTCCTGCTGCTTGGATTGCTCCTAAAGCGTTTGGCCCAAGCTGGGGAACAATAACTGCATCAACGCCTTCATTTATGAGCATTTGCACAGCCATTGGACCCGCTCCACTGGGAGCACTAACTGCTGGATTCTGAATCGTTTTTACGTTCTTGATTTCACCATTCTCAACTTCAATTATAGTGAAAACTGGTGCTCTGGCGAAAACTGGTGCAATTGTGTCCTCTAATCCACCATTAGCTGAGCTTGGAACCGCAATTTTCATACTCACCATGCTCATCACCTCCCAATTTTCTATTTTGTGCATATGCACAAAATCTTAAAAGCTTTTCGGTTGACCTAACATACTGGTTTATAAATACGAAGAGAGAAGATAATTGAGATAGCCATGTACTTGCGGA
Above is a genomic segment from Thermococcus sp. SY098 containing:
- a CDS encoding NifB/NifX family molybdenum-iron cluster-binding protein, yielding MKIAVPSSANGGLEDTIAPVFARAPVFTIIEVENGEIKNVKTIQNPAVSAPSGAGPMAVQMLINEGVDAVIVPQLGPNALGAIQAAGIKIYTFPPGIPIREAVESVIKGAPQTIQPQVTAPTYPVPSAPAYGPAYPPAYGFGYGWGRGRGWSRGWGRGGRGWGARLGYCPWTGMPSRRALRWLYGWW